In the Flagellimonas sp. MMG031 genome, one interval contains:
- the tsaB gene encoding tRNA (adenosine(37)-N6)-threonylcarbamoyltransferase complex dimerization subunit type 1 TsaB, which produces MAILLHLETATTNCSVGISKDDQVVVLKENNAVNYSHSEQLHVFIKEALKEASLSFMDLDAVVVSKGPGSYTGLRIGVSAAKGLCFSLDVPLISTPTLQNMARQVDLHPGELLIPVLDARRMEVYSCVYDHRYHEVRETRAEIIDEASFADYVSENKVHIVGSGAEKCRGVLQHPNFIFNPDVVPSAKEMATIAFEKFKSQQFEDVAYFEPYYLKDFVLQQKKKG; this is translated from the coding sequence ATGGCCATACTACTACATTTAGAAACAGCGACCACCAATTGCTCCGTGGGCATTTCCAAGGATGACCAAGTTGTCGTCCTAAAAGAGAACAACGCGGTGAACTATTCACATTCAGAGCAATTGCACGTATTCATAAAAGAAGCCTTGAAAGAGGCTTCTTTGTCATTTATGGACCTTGATGCCGTAGTGGTAAGCAAAGGACCGGGTTCCTATACTGGGTTGCGCATTGGAGTATCCGCGGCCAAAGGCCTTTGTTTTTCTTTGGATGTTCCCTTGATTTCGACCCCGACCCTGCAAAATATGGCCCGCCAAGTAGACCTGCATCCGGGTGAATTGTTGATTCCTGTGCTGGATGCCAGGCGAATGGAAGTGTATTCCTGTGTGTATGACCATCGTTACCATGAAGTGCGGGAAACCCGTGCAGAGATTATCGATGAAGCTTCATTCGCCGATTATGTCAGCGAAAACAAGGTCCATATCGTGGGAAGTGGGGCGGAAAAATGTAGGGGTGTCTTGCAACACCCCAATTTTATCTTTAATCCTGATGTGGTACCATCTGCAAAGGAGATGGCCACTATTGCTTTTGAGAAGTTCAAGTCGCAACAATTTGAGGATGTGGCCTATTTTGAGCCATACTATCTCAAGGACTTTGTACTCCAGCAAAAGAAGAAAGGTTAA
- a CDS encoding histidine kinase has product MLQRIYISILVLMTALSAWSQANNTQGQLLIKGTVKGMENRVPIQGVQVSTDKGAYTTTNGIGEFSIRASVGDMLIVEGSELETVRYRIKSGEDIDILVEGYGGAVGQARQKRETVSSRNNLADHQRFLDSAEAYKKTDLEKSIDFIARSMEPLGSMGNRKEFSSSLRTLGEIYMFHEQYDLAITNFKDALEAQESNRTKILLGKAYVLNGNFENAVSILEPLVETKNMVPYQRIELFETLGDAQMELGNLKLAQEYYRQGLLIAEKNQISPKEIDLNSKLADAFAVEDRTLEAEGFYQNSLDLSKKMAPERFVQESEKVADFYNQKSRYADEIQIRKRNLDELKQMPRSSVASAGQAISTRDTITSQRINYKIANAYIAQDKLDEAIPYLEKSIVEADRDDDLVVQKDATRKLSEVYKYKGDYTKALESYQDYVAVVDSLYVRKEQEISRAARFNREIANTQNRISSLEQERELSQSKYSLAVTEQQLYEETSKRQKWIIYSLIFGIALMALTAFLYYRSNRQQKLANNLLALKSLRTQMNPHFIFNALNSVNTYIAKSDERSANRFLSEFSVLMRSVLENSEEDFIPLSKELELLRLYVKLEHSRFADKFDYDIEVDKEVDVDAFQIPPMLLQPYIENAIWHGLRYKEEKGSLRIKVKQVTSDMLEICIEDDGIGRKKSAELKTSNQKKQNSKGMGNIKKRIQILNDMYKNRVEVSISDLYKDQTGTRVSLKLKKQ; this is encoded by the coding sequence ATGCTTCAAAGAATTTACATATCCATTTTGGTATTGATGACAGCCCTTTCGGCTTGGTCACAGGCGAACAATACCCAAGGTCAGCTGCTCATTAAGGGTACGGTAAAGGGAATGGAAAATCGTGTCCCCATCCAAGGGGTTCAGGTTTCTACGGACAAGGGAGCTTACACCACGACCAATGGGATAGGGGAGTTTAGCATCAGGGCCTCTGTGGGGGATATGCTTATTGTAGAAGGTTCCGAACTTGAAACGGTGCGTTATAGAATCAAATCCGGCGAAGATATAGATATATTGGTCGAAGGATACGGTGGTGCCGTGGGGCAAGCCCGTCAAAAACGTGAAACGGTCAGTTCCCGAAACAACCTTGCAGACCATCAACGTTTTCTGGATTCTGCAGAAGCCTACAAGAAAACCGATTTGGAAAAAAGCATCGATTTTATTGCCCGTTCCATGGAGCCTCTGGGAAGCATGGGAAACAGAAAGGAATTTTCTTCCTCCCTTCGGACATTGGGCGAGATTTATATGTTTCACGAACAATATGATCTGGCCATTACCAACTTTAAGGATGCCTTGGAGGCCCAGGAATCCAACCGAACCAAAATATTATTGGGCAAAGCCTATGTGCTCAATGGCAATTTTGAAAATGCGGTTTCCATTTTGGAACCTTTGGTGGAGACGAAAAACATGGTGCCTTATCAGAGGATAGAACTTTTTGAGACCTTAGGCGATGCTCAAATGGAATTGGGAAATCTAAAATTGGCACAGGAGTATTATCGACAAGGGCTGCTCATTGCCGAAAAAAATCAGATCTCTCCAAAGGAGATTGACCTTAATTCCAAATTGGCGGATGCCTTTGCGGTGGAAGATAGGACCTTGGAAGCCGAAGGCTTTTATCAAAATTCATTGGACCTGTCCAAGAAGATGGCACCGGAACGATTTGTGCAAGAAAGCGAAAAAGTGGCCGATTTCTACAATCAAAAAAGTCGGTATGCCGACGAAATCCAAATCCGAAAACGTAATCTGGACGAACTCAAACAAATGCCAAGGTCCAGTGTGGCCTCTGCTGGTCAGGCCATCAGCACTAGGGATACCATTACTTCGCAGCGCATCAACTACAAAATTGCCAATGCTTACATCGCTCAGGATAAATTGGACGAAGCCATTCCCTATCTGGAGAAAAGTATTGTGGAAGCTGACAGGGACGATGATTTGGTCGTGCAAAAGGATGCTACACGAAAATTGTCCGAAGTATATAAATATAAGGGCGATTACACCAAGGCGCTGGAGTCCTATCAAGATTATGTGGCGGTGGTGGATAGCCTCTACGTGCGCAAGGAACAGGAAATATCGAGGGCGGCCCGTTTCAATCGGGAGATCGCCAATACCCAGAACCGTATCAGCAGTTTGGAACAGGAGCGGGAACTCAGCCAGAGCAAATACAGTCTCGCCGTAACCGAGCAACAGTTGTACGAGGAGACCAGCAAGCGACAAAAGTGGATCATTTATTCCTTGATCTTTGGTATCGCCTTAATGGCGCTTACGGCATTTTTATATTACCGAAGCAATCGGCAGCAAAAACTGGCGAACAATCTGTTGGCACTCAAATCGCTCCGAACACAGATGAATCCCCATTTTATTTTCAATGCGCTGAATTCGGTCAATACGTACATTGCCAAAAGCGATGAGCGCAGTGCCAATCGCTTTTTAAGCGAATTCTCCGTGTTGATGCGCAGTGTGCTTGAAAATTCCGAAGAGGATTTTATTCCCTTGTCCAAGGAATTGGAATTGTTGCGTTTGTATGTGAAGTTGGAGCACTCCAGATTTGCCGATAAGTTCGATTATGACATTGAAGTGGATAAGGAAGTGGATGTGGATGCTTTTCAGATTCCGCCGATGTTGTTGCAACCCTACATCGAGAATGCCATTTGGCATGGATTACGCTATAAGGAAGAAAAAGGGTCCCTAAGAATAAAGGTAAAACAGGTCACCTCGGATATGCTCGAAATCTGTATCGAGGATGATGGTATCGGTAGAAAAAAATCCGCCGAACTAAAGACCAGCAATCAAAAAAAGCAGAATTCAAAGGGAATGGGGAACATCAAAAAAAGAATCCAGATCTTGAACGATATGTACAAAAACCGTGTTGAGGTTTCCATTTCCGATCTGTACAAGGACCAAACAGGCACGAGGGTATCGCTAAAACTCAAAAAACAATGA
- a CDS encoding mechanosensitive ion channel family protein: MEELENYQDYIDQAMEWAISILPSLITAIITFFIGLWVIKFFNRMVRRFFAKKDYDETLESFLQSFISIVLKALLFVLVITQLGVKTSSLVAIVGAAGLAIGLALQGSLANFAGGVLILIFKPFKVGDWISAQGVDGSVKEISIFNTKLSTFGNQIAIIPNGQLSNGNIVNYNMEDTRRDKIDVGIGYGSNIKEAKEILLKICADNPNINTEPAPEVYVGALADSSVNLTLRFWANNDVFWPAHFDVIEQTKLRFDAAGIEIPFPQRVMHKAMED; the protein is encoded by the coding sequence ATGGAAGAACTAGAGAATTACCAAGATTACATTGATCAGGCCATGGAATGGGCCATAAGCATTTTACCGAGCCTTATTACGGCCATCATCACCTTTTTTATTGGTCTTTGGGTCATCAAATTTTTCAATCGGATGGTCCGCCGCTTTTTCGCGAAAAAAGATTACGATGAAACCTTGGAGTCTTTCTTACAAAGCTTTATCAGCATTGTTCTAAAGGCATTGCTCTTTGTCCTGGTCATTACCCAACTGGGCGTTAAAACCTCATCCTTGGTCGCTATCGTTGGTGCAGCAGGTTTGGCTATTGGTTTGGCCCTTCAAGGCTCTTTGGCCAATTTTGCGGGAGGAGTGCTCATACTCATCTTTAAACCATTTAAAGTAGGTGATTGGATTTCTGCCCAAGGTGTGGACGGATCGGTAAAGGAAATTTCCATTTTCAATACCAAATTGAGCACCTTCGGCAACCAGATTGCCATCATTCCAAACGGACAGCTTTCCAACGGAAACATTGTGAACTACAATATGGAAGATACCCGCAGGGACAAAATTGACGTGGGTATTGGCTACGGGTCCAACATCAAGGAAGCCAAGGAAATATTATTGAAAATCTGTGCGGACAACCCGAACATCAATACCGAGCCAGCACCGGAAGTTTACGTGGGTGCATTGGCCGATAGTTCGGTAAACCTAACGCTACGTTTTTGGGCTAACAACGATGTATTCTGGCCAGCACATTTCGATGTGATCGAACAAACTAAACTGCGCTTTGATGCAGCAGGAATCGAAATTCCATTCCCGCAACGGGTGATGCACAAAGCCATGGAGGATTAA
- a CDS encoding TolC family protein, with protein MKSKISILLFFCAVFSISAQVKKWTLEECVTYAVENNLTIEQFELDLENAKIDKSDALGNLLPNLTANTNISGNTGLILDPTTNQLVTGTILSSSANITSQVTLFDGLRNINRLNRAKLNAISNQYRLDDLKDDIRLNVANAYLQVISNKEALKVSEAQLKVTEQDMNRTKELVESGVVPRGDLLEIEATAASQEQQVINNEALVTISRINLAQLLQITDYDNFDVADESFEVPPSDILSNSPKSIFAKALEFRNDIKLAEANIEVAEKDVQIAKGAYYPTVGAFFNYNTRYSDQNRDPLTGEFIGFIDQLWINDGISYGAQLTLPIFNGWSTRNNVKRAKIDLDRAQLQMESTKLELETAINQAYVDVRTFSKAYEAAQKTLEAREVAYQYSKDRFDVGLLNAFDFGQAQARLDDARANVIRTKYDYIFRLKILEFYFGMPISLN; from the coding sequence CCTATGCTGTTGAGAACAACCTCACCATTGAGCAGTTTGAGCTGGATTTGGAAAATGCGAAAATCGACAAATCCGATGCATTGGGAAATTTATTGCCCAACTTGACTGCCAATACCAACATTTCTGGAAATACGGGTCTTATTCTAGATCCTACCACCAACCAGTTGGTAACGGGGACCATCCTTTCCTCATCGGCGAATATAACCTCACAGGTAACCCTTTTTGACGGTTTGCGAAACATCAACCGTTTAAATCGTGCCAAGTTGAATGCGATATCCAATCAATACCGTTTGGACGATCTTAAGGACGATATTCGATTGAACGTAGCAAACGCCTATTTACAGGTTATTAGCAATAAGGAGGCCCTTAAAGTTTCGGAAGCACAACTTAAGGTTACCGAGCAGGATATGAATCGAACCAAGGAGTTGGTGGAATCTGGAGTGGTGCCGAGGGGAGATTTGTTGGAAATCGAAGCAACCGCAGCGAGCCAAGAACAGCAAGTAATCAATAATGAAGCCTTGGTGACCATCTCCAGGATCAATTTGGCACAACTACTACAGATTACCGACTATGATAACTTCGATGTGGCCGATGAGTCTTTTGAAGTTCCACCTTCCGATATTTTGTCCAATTCCCCAAAATCCATCTTTGCAAAAGCCCTTGAATTCAGAAATGACATCAAATTGGCGGAGGCAAATATTGAGGTTGCGGAGAAGGATGTACAAATTGCGAAAGGGGCTTACTATCCAACGGTTGGTGCGTTCTTTAACTACAATACAAGGTATTCCGATCAAAACAGGGATCCGCTTACAGGTGAGTTCATTGGATTTATTGATCAGTTATGGATCAACGATGGTATTTCGTATGGCGCACAGTTAACCCTTCCCATTTTTAATGGTTGGAGTACTCGAAACAACGTGAAACGCGCTAAAATCGATTTGGACCGAGCCCAATTGCAAATGGAATCCACAAAATTGGAACTGGAAACAGCCATCAATCAGGCGTATGTGGATGTAAGGACGTTTTCAAAAGCCTATGAGGCGGCCCAAAAGACCCTTGAGGCCCGTGAAGTGGCGTATCAATATTCCAAGGACCGTTTCGATGTTGGACTTTTGAACGCTTTTGACTTTGGTCAGGCACAAGCCCGATTGGACGATGCGCGCGCCAATGTGATCCGTACCAAGTATGATTATATCTTTCGTTTGAAGATATTGGAGTTCTACTTTGGTATGCCAATCTCATTAAACTAG
- a CDS encoding DUF255 domain-containing protein has product MKKVLFFILIGTVVLSCKPKTEEVSYKHTNALIHETSPYLLQHAHNPVNWEAWHPDVLKRAQKEDKPLLISIGYAACHWCHVMEEECFEDEAVAKVMNENFINKK; this is encoded by the coding sequence ATGAAAAAAGTACTTTTCTTCATACTCATCGGAACCGTAGTACTGAGCTGTAAACCAAAAACTGAAGAAGTGAGCTACAAACATACCAACGCCCTCATCCACGAGACAAGTCCCTATTTGCTCCAACATGCGCACAATCCAGTCAACTGGGAAGCATGGCATCCGGATGTTCTAAAAAGAGCCCAAAAAGAGGACAAACCTTTGTTGATCAGTATCGGTTATGCGGCTTGCCACTGGTGCCACGTTATGGAAGAGGAATGCTTTGAGGATGAGGCAGTCGCCAAAGTGATGAACGAAAATTTCATCAATAAAAAATAG
- a CDS encoding vWA domain-containing protein, with protein sequence MKHIKQMVSSAFLVLLTGTTYGCNLKAHTQETTTLTTRYAEAQPKEQYVKIALLLDTSNSMDGLINQAKAQLWDIVNEFTHAKCGNDLRPSLQIALYEYGNDNLSSQEGYIRQVLGFSKDLDEISEKLFSLTTNGGEEYCGQVIHTSLKQLDWGKNADDLKMIFIAGNEPFTQGKLNFEDAAANAKEKDVIVNTIFCGNYEQGISTMWKQGATLTGGEYMAIDHNRQVVHIATPYDDVIIRLNSKLNNTYVSYGAMGRQKKELQSVQDANAAALEEVVVVKRAVSKSSRLYKNSQWDLVDAAEADATFISELEDEELPAELQGKSEKEIKAYINQKKAEREDIQKQIQELNAKREAYIAEHQKEETGELENAMLSAIKAQASKKNYRWEN encoded by the coding sequence ATGAAACATATTAAACAGATGGTAAGCTCAGCCTTTTTGGTACTCTTAACAGGAACAACTTATGGTTGTAACCTAAAGGCACATACCCAAGAAACCACTACTTTGACCACTAGGTATGCGGAAGCACAACCCAAGGAACAATACGTTAAAATCGCACTTTTGCTGGATACCAGTAACAGTATGGACGGACTAATTAACCAAGCAAAGGCCCAACTGTGGGACATTGTGAACGAATTCACCCATGCCAAATGCGGCAATGATCTGCGGCCATCGTTACAAATTGCTTTGTATGAGTATGGCAACGACAATCTTTCTTCCCAAGAAGGCTACATTAGGCAGGTTCTAGGGTTTAGCAAGGATTTGGACGAAATCTCCGAAAAGCTTTTCTCACTGACCACAAACGGCGGGGAAGAATATTGCGGGCAAGTTATCCATACGTCGCTAAAGCAATTGGATTGGGGCAAAAATGCCGATGACCTTAAAATGATCTTTATTGCCGGCAATGAGCCCTTTACCCAAGGAAAACTCAACTTTGAGGATGCGGCTGCCAATGCCAAGGAAAAGGATGTCATAGTCAACACCATTTTTTGTGGCAACTACGAGCAGGGCATTTCCACCATGTGGAAACAAGGAGCTACCCTAACCGGTGGGGAATACATGGCCATAGACCATAATCGCCAAGTGGTGCATATCGCAACGCCATACGATGATGTGATCATCCGATTGAACTCTAAACTGAACAATACCTATGTTTCCTACGGAGCCATGGGCAGGCAGAAAAAAGAGCTTCAATCCGTCCAGGATGCCAATGCCGCCGCCTTGGAAGAAGTCGTAGTGGTAAAACGCGCGGTAAGCAAGAGTTCCCGATTGTACAAGAACTCACAATGGGACTTGGTAGATGCTGCCGAAGCGGATGCGACCTTTATTTCGGAACTGGAGGATGAGGAGCTTCCAGCAGAACTTCAAGGAAAATCCGAAAAGGAGATCAAGGCTTACATCAATCAAAAGAAAGCGGAACGGGAGGACATCCAAAAACAAATCCAGGAACTCAATGCCAAACGCGAAGCGTATATCGCCGAACATCAAAAAGAAGAGACGGGAGAATTGGAAAATGCCATGCTATCTGCCATTAAGGCCCAGGCTTCCAAGAAAAATTACCGGTGGGAAAATTAG
- a CDS encoding NifU family protein, whose translation MKEYNITVVPTNNPKIIKMEANHFLVKGNYEYKNIDEAKDSPLAQQLFYLPFVKTVYIASNFVALERFDIVEWDDVKDEVAQQLVEYLNAGEPIVNEVDVKKKQPITVYAEVTPNPAVMKFVSNKRIVPSTYEFKNIDEAKDSPLAKELFHLPFVKEVFMDENYVSITKYEVADWEEINMQLREFIRDYLADGKEVVTAEAIQKSRETVEQKNTQTQYDDTSQQIIDILEEYVKPAVASDGGNILFQSYEEQSGTVSVILQGACSGCPSSTFTLKNGIETMLKNMMGEKIKEVVALNG comes from the coding sequence ATGAAAGAGTACAATATTACGGTTGTCCCTACCAACAACCCCAAGATCATCAAAATGGAAGCCAACCATTTTTTGGTAAAGGGCAACTACGAATATAAGAACATCGATGAGGCCAAAGATTCGCCTTTGGCACAGCAGCTTTTCTATCTACCTTTCGTCAAAACCGTTTACATAGCCAGTAATTTTGTGGCCTTGGAACGTTTTGATATTGTGGAGTGGGACGATGTTAAGGACGAAGTGGCCCAACAGCTGGTGGAATACCTTAATGCGGGGGAACCCATTGTTAATGAGGTGGATGTAAAGAAAAAACAACCCATCACAGTATATGCCGAAGTTACGCCAAACCCGGCGGTGATGAAATTCGTTTCCAACAAGCGTATTGTTCCCTCAACCTACGAATTCAAAAATATTGATGAGGCCAAGGACTCTCCGTTGGCCAAAGAGCTTTTCCATCTGCCCTTTGTGAAGGAGGTATTTATGGACGAAAACTATGTCTCCATCACCAAATACGAAGTGGCCGATTGGGAAGAAATCAATATGCAGTTGCGTGAGTTCATCCGTGATTACTTGGCGGACGGCAAAGAAGTGGTGACGGCCGAAGCCATTCAAAAAAGCAGGGAAACGGTGGAACAAAAGAACACCCAGACCCAGTATGATGATACCTCACAGCAGATTATTGATATTTTGGAAGAATATGTAAAGCCTGCCGTGGCCAGCGATGGCGGAAACATCCTTTTCCAATCCTATGAGGAGCAAAGTGGAACGGTTAGCGTTATCCTTCAGGGGGCGTGCAGTGGTTGTCCATCTTCCACCTTCACCCTTAAAAACGGTATCGAAACCATGCTAAAGAACATGATGGGCGAAAAAATCAAGGAAGTCGTTGCCCTAAACGGGTAA
- a CDS encoding DUF255 domain-containing protein, translating into MDAIQMISGQGGWPLNIVALPDGRPFWGATYVPKENWIKSLEQLVELYKTDKPRVIGYASDLANGLNAINLVETDTDSERYSQEQLDTAVNNWTQYFDTFLGGHKQAPKFMMPNNWDFLLHYATTAQKPEIMDFVDTTLTRMAYGGIYDHVGCGFSRYAVDVKWHVPHFEKMLYDNGQLVSLYAKAYAATQNPLYKDVVTGTLEFVQEELLDNSGGFYSSLDADSLDEHGNLEEGAYYVWTEAELTKLLGKNYDLFKAYFNINSYGHWEADNYVLIRDKSDLEIAEQFNIKISELKTTINESLSVLKKEREKRSKPRLR; encoded by the coding sequence ATGGATGCTATTCAAATGATATCCGGTCAGGGTGGGTGGCCGCTCAATATTGTCGCGCTTCCCGATGGAAGGCCTTTTTGGGGCGCCACCTATGTACCCAAGGAAAATTGGATAAAATCCTTGGAACAATTGGTAGAGCTTTACAAAACGGACAAACCAAGAGTAATAGGATATGCATCCGACCTAGCCAATGGGCTAAATGCCATCAACTTAGTGGAAACAGATACCGATAGTGAACGGTATTCCCAAGAACAGTTGGACACTGCGGTGAACAATTGGACCCAGTATTTCGATACATTCTTGGGGGGGCACAAGCAGGCACCCAAATTTATGATGCCCAATAATTGGGACTTTTTATTGCACTACGCCACCACTGCACAAAAACCAGAAATTATGGACTTTGTGGACACCACCCTTACGCGTATGGCCTATGGCGGGATTTACGATCATGTGGGCTGTGGGTTTTCCCGATATGCAGTAGATGTGAAGTGGCACGTGCCCCATTTTGAAAAAATGCTGTACGACAACGGCCAACTCGTAAGCCTTTATGCGAAAGCCTACGCCGCCACCCAAAACCCATTGTACAAGGATGTGGTGACCGGTACCTTGGAATTTGTGCAAGAGGAGCTTTTGGACAACAGCGGTGGATTTTATTCTTCCTTGGACGCAGACAGCCTCGATGAACATGGCAACCTGGAGGAAGGCGCCTATTATGTTTGGACCGAAGCCGAACTCACCAAACTTTTGGGCAAGAATTATGACCTCTTCAAGGCATATTTCAACATCAATTCCTACGGGCATTGGGAAGCGGACAACTATGTTTTGATACGGGACAAAAGTGATCTTGAAATTGCGGAGCAATTCAATATTAAAATATCTGAATTAAAGACAACCATTAATGAGAGTCTTTCGGTTTTAAAAAAGGAGAGGGAAAAACGCTCAAAACCCCGCCTACGATAA
- a CDS encoding glycoside hydrolase family 76 protein translates to MLTSWNGLMLKGLVDAYRYLGEEAYLDLALKNAAFIQREMVKKDNSLYRNHKEGKSSINAFLDDYATVIDAYVALYEVTFDEQWLGLAKRLLDNTKEHFFDKASGMFFYTSDEDQSLIRRTIEVDDNVISSSNSMMAINLFKLHKLYPDEGYGSLSEQMLKNVQKDFDRRAQSFSNWLHLVLFQNHNFYEIAVIGEDYRTMGRELAQAYLPQSILAGSKGEGNLELLKNRDVPGRTLTYVCIEGACKLPVDSAGKALEQL, encoded by the coding sequence ATCCTGACCTCGTGGAACGGATTGATGCTGAAAGGACTGGTAGATGCTTATCGTTATTTGGGGGAAGAGGCCTATTTGGACCTTGCCCTAAAAAATGCAGCTTTCATTCAACGGGAAATGGTTAAAAAAGATAATTCGCTTTACAGAAATCATAAAGAAGGAAAAAGTAGCATCAACGCCTTTTTGGATGATTACGCAACGGTAATCGACGCCTATGTGGCCTTGTACGAGGTCACTTTTGACGAACAGTGGCTCGGATTGGCCAAACGATTGCTCGACAATACCAAGGAACACTTTTTTGACAAAGCTTCGGGCATGTTCTTTTATACTTCTGACGAAGACCAATCCCTTATCCGAAGAACCATTGAGGTGGACGACAATGTGATATCCTCTTCCAACTCCATGATGGCCATCAATCTGTTCAAACTCCATAAACTTTACCCTGATGAAGGTTACGGCAGCTTGTCCGAACAAATGCTGAAAAACGTTCAAAAGGACTTTGACAGAAGAGCCCAAAGCTTTTCGAATTGGTTGCATTTGGTGCTGTTCCAGAATCATAATTTCTACGAAATTGCAGTAATTGGTGAAGACTACAGGACCATGGGAAGGGAACTTGCCCAAGCCTACTTGCCCCAAAGCATTTTGGCAGGGTCCAAGGGTGAAGGGAATCTAGAATTGCTGAAAAACAGGGATGTACCCGGAAGAACACTCACTTACGTCTGTATCGAAGGGGCCTGTAAACTCCCCGTGGATAGCGCGGGAAAGGCTTTAGAGCAATTATAA
- a CDS encoding dodecin family protein codes for MAVLKVIEVLANSSKSWEDATNKALEQASKSVKNIRSIYINEQSATVKDGKIDDYRVNVKITFEVQ; via the coding sequence ATGGCAGTTTTAAAAGTTATCGAAGTATTGGCAAATTCCAGCAAAAGCTGGGAAGACGCAACCAACAAAGCTCTGGAGCAAGCCTCAAAATCAGTCAAAAACATTCGCTCCATTTACATTAATGAGCAAAGTGCTACAGTAAAGGATGGAAAGATTGACGACTACAGGGTAAACGTTAAGATTACCTTTGAAGTACAATAA
- a CDS encoding type IX secretion system membrane protein PorP/SprF, producing the protein MRRILTSIIIILCFGSTIKAQEGIPVYFDYLSDNYYLVYPSMAGIAEGTKIRLTARKQWFNVDEAPSLQTLNINSRVGERSGIGGILFNDSNGYHSQTGFKATYAHHLQLGGDFRTLNQLSFGLSAGVILSSLDETEFRSVIPDPVVTGVKNTASYFNMDLGVSYNLFEFYAHAAILNVLGSGRDLYTLAEFDNLRRYLFSVGYVFGNTTRIEPSILFQMTEFTREKTVDFNAKVYRDVSFGTVWAGLSYRRSFDGAQFQTNGTFGEQRLQLFTPIIGVNVNRFMFSYNYSYQSGDIRFDNGGFHQITLGYDFGQSDQGKRYDCYCPAANN; encoded by the coding sequence ATGAGACGTATCTTAACCTCAATTATAATCATCCTTTGTTTTGGGTCTACCATAAAGGCACAGGAGGGAATTCCGGTATATTTCGACTATTTATCGGACAATTATTATCTGGTGTATCCTTCAATGGCCGGTATTGCCGAGGGTACCAAGATTCGTCTTACGGCAAGGAAGCAATGGTTCAATGTAGATGAGGCACCGAGCTTACAAACGTTAAACATCAATTCGAGGGTAGGGGAGCGCAGTGGTATTGGGGGCATTCTATTTAATGATTCCAACGGTTACCACTCCCAAACGGGGTTCAAGGCCACCTATGCGCATCATTTGCAGCTTGGAGGTGATTTTCGTACGCTCAACCAGTTGTCTTTTGGTTTGAGTGCTGGCGTGATATTAAGCAGTCTGGACGAGACCGAGTTTAGATCGGTAATCCCCGATCCAGTGGTGACCGGGGTGAAGAATACGGCCAGTTACTTTAACATGGACCTTGGCGTTTCCTATAATTTATTTGAGTTTTACGCCCACGCCGCAATTTTGAACGTTTTGGGCAGTGGACGCGATTTATACACCTTGGCCGAGTTCGATAATTTGCGACGTTACCTCTTCTCCGTGGGCTATGTTTTTGGAAACACGACCCGAATAGAACCTTCCATATTGTTTCAGATGACGGAGTTTACCCGCGAAAAAACGGTGGATTTCAATGCCAAGGTGTACCGGGATGTGAGTTTTGGTACCGTATGGGCAGGGCTATCGTACCGTCGCAGTTTTGATGGTGCCCAATTCCAGACCAACGGCACGTTCGGAGAACAGCGCTTACAGTTGTTCACACCGATTATCGGCGTCAATGTGAATCGATTTATGTTTTCTTACAACTATTCGTACCAATCCGGTGATATCCGTTTTGATAACGGTGGGTTCCATCAAATCACCTTGGGGTACGACTTTGGCCAGAGCGATCAAGGAAAACGTTACGATTGCTATTGCCCCGCTGCCAACAATTAG